One window of Bacillus sp. THAF10 genomic DNA carries:
- a CDS encoding ParM/StbA family protein, producing MSKSRIAAIDVGNDSIKAIFGKLESELNIPNVIARDIEDRPVIGIEELDNKDPLDGIHVRVHSPALMDNNAIYRIGNLATKSKNATELDPGSSKSEEDQTLVMLFATLALDAVHAQNEKVFPRNKNVVDANYTLGTGLPLREVKEGKDAGYRSKLLGSVHQVEFLVTPKYQGMKVNIKFDEIKVYPEGFAAYINLVLDNDGNIINKDLIDKRILIQDIGGLSTDIAVIKNRNVDDDKAQGFNLGVSEALEQIREEILSKHGVELDSRSDVVEIITKKNDRNHIMVRGSRTSVHDITDRILLDLAKKQYRLLRNVWQKNSQSEICYFVGGGSTVLKEYLKTLNNNLDGYNIDFFEDEKESIWMMANAYYKLISDFVKKNNKEKESKEQKPVKA from the coding sequence ATGAGTAAATCTAGAATCGCGGCAATTGATGTTGGTAACGACTCTATTAAAGCTATTTTTGGAAAACTAGAATCAGAATTGAATATTCCAAACGTAATTGCTAGAGATATTGAAGATCGTCCTGTAATTGGAATTGAGGAGCTTGATAATAAGGATCCCCTTGATGGCATCCATGTTCGTGTACACTCCCCTGCCCTGATGGACAACAATGCCATTTATCGTATTGGTAATCTAGCAACAAAAAGTAAGAATGCAACTGAGCTAGATCCAGGGAGCAGTAAATCTGAAGAAGACCAAACATTAGTGATGCTATTTGCGACGTTGGCGTTGGATGCAGTTCATGCGCAAAATGAAAAAGTTTTTCCTCGTAATAAAAATGTCGTTGATGCTAACTATACGTTAGGTACTGGATTACCGCTTCGAGAAGTGAAGGAAGGCAAGGATGCTGGGTATCGTTCAAAATTACTAGGCTCTGTGCACCAAGTAGAGTTTTTGGTAACACCAAAATACCAAGGCATGAAAGTGAACATCAAGTTCGATGAAATCAAGGTTTATCCAGAAGGCTTTGCTGCGTACATCAACTTAGTTTTAGATAATGATGGAAATATCATTAACAAAGACCTCATTGATAAGCGTATTTTAATTCAAGATATCGGTGGTCTTTCAACGGATATTGCTGTCATTAAAAACCGCAATGTGGATGACGATAAAGCGCAAGGCTTTAACCTTGGTGTATCAGAAGCGCTAGAGCAAATTAGGGAAGAAATTTTGTCCAAGCATGGTGTGGAGCTGGACAGCCGCTCGGATGTAGTGGAGATTATTACGAAGAAGAATGATCGTAATCACATTATGGTACGTGGAAGCAGAACGAGCGTACATGATATTACAGATCGCATTCTGCTTGATTTGGCGAAAAAGCAATATCGATTGCTTAGAAACGTATGGCAGAAGAATTCTCAATCAGAAATTTGCTATTTTGTTGGCGGCGGTTCAACGGTTTTAAAAGAATACTTAAAAACCTTAAACAATAACCTAGATGGGTATAATATTGACTTTTTCGAGGATGAAAAGGAAAGCATTTGGATGATGGCGAATGCTTATTACAAATTGATTTCTGACTTTGTGAAGAAAAACAACAAAGAGAAAGAGTCGAAAGAACAAAAACCAGTGAAAGCATAA
- a CDS encoding PDR/VanB family oxidoreductase: MSQENYIDVYINKIIEETSSIKRFVLKAVDGGFLPRFSPGSHIILNLATNQGVIDRRYSLVNDPAQRDAYEIAVKLTSDSKGGSSYLHHQAAEGDRLQISLPKNYFTISSSGTHHVFYAAGIGITPFLSMMHTLKREGHSFELHYAARSIKECAFYPYLITHFADHVSFYFSNQQHRLTTRSLHDHLIGTHVYFCGPPAFISIFIKQATEIGFPATHIHYEHFTPPISSEQGEAFTIILNNGEHIKVKEDISVLDTLLAAGYYVPSSCKIGRCGTCEIKVKAGSVLHLDDFLSEEERRENETMITCVSRCSDNLLELDI, encoded by the coding sequence TTGAGTCAAGAGAACTATATTGATGTATACATAAACAAAATTATAGAAGAGACTTCTAGCATCAAACGCTTTGTTTTGAAGGCAGTGGATGGTGGATTTCTGCCTCGTTTTAGTCCTGGTTCCCACATCATTCTTAACCTAGCAACCAATCAAGGGGTGATAGATAGAAGGTACTCCCTTGTAAATGATCCTGCCCAAAGAGACGCATACGAAATTGCTGTTAAGCTGACAAGTGACTCAAAAGGGGGGTCCTCCTACTTGCATCATCAAGCTGCTGAAGGTGATAGGCTGCAAATAAGCTTACCTAAAAACTATTTCACAATAAGTTCTTCTGGCACTCATCATGTCTTTTATGCGGCTGGGATTGGCATTACTCCCTTTCTTTCCATGATGCATACATTGAAGAGGGAAGGGCACTCCTTTGAACTCCATTATGCAGCACGTTCCATAAAGGAGTGTGCGTTTTATCCGTATTTAATTACTCATTTTGCTGACCATGTATCGTTTTATTTTTCTAATCAACAACATCGGTTAACAACTCGGAGCTTACATGATCACTTGATTGGGACACATGTTTATTTTTGTGGTCCACCTGCCTTTATTTCCATTTTCATTAAGCAAGCAACAGAGATTGGCTTTCCGGCCACTCACATTCATTATGAGCATTTTACTCCCCCAATTAGCTCGGAGCAGGGAGAGGCATTTACAATAATATTGAACAATGGAGAACACATCAAAGTAAAGGAAGATATCTCTGTTTTGGATACCTTACTTGCTGCAGGATATTATGTCCCTTCTTCCTGTAAAATTGGCCGCTGTGGAACTTGTGAAATTAAAGTGAAGGCTGGTTCTGTACTTCATTTGGATGATTTTCTCTCAGAAGAAGAGAGACGAGAGAATGAAACGATGATTACTTGTGTGTCGAGGTGCAGTGATAATTTACTAGAATTGGATATTTAA
- a CDS encoding dimethylamine monooxygenase subunit DmmA family protein — translation MKDVFTSPVFVPGKRKYILIAKDNNDPLLLKIIDALKRTNSPFEQWVYCDEKPLELVDVIKLQKVGTYFYIALNQQAISILRPSLRGIGLTSGEVQYITTVAKEKTVFCSRCHEIFSVQEIGRGEVSCPACQLRLEVSEHFSTIKNAYMGYVAASELKE, via the coding sequence ATGAAAGATGTTTTTACTTCTCCTGTTTTTGTACCTGGAAAAAGAAAGTATATTCTGATAGCAAAAGATAATAATGATCCATTGCTTCTAAAAATAATAGATGCGTTAAAAAGAACAAATAGTCCCTTTGAGCAGTGGGTATATTGTGACGAAAAGCCATTAGAATTAGTTGATGTTATCAAACTTCAAAAGGTTGGCACCTATTTTTATATAGCTTTGAATCAGCAAGCAATCTCTATATTGAGACCGAGCTTAAGAGGTATTGGGCTTACATCAGGTGAAGTGCAGTATATCACTACTGTTGCTAAAGAGAAAACGGTTTTCTGTAGCCGTTGCCACGAAATTTTTTCTGTCCAAGAGATTGGGAGGGGAGAGGTGTCGTGCCCTGCTTGTCAATTAAGATTAGAGGTATCCGAACATTTTTCTACAATAAAAAATGCCTATATGGGTTATGTAGCAGCCAGTGAGTTAAAGGAGTAG
- a CDS encoding DUF3445 domain-containing protein: MNPPSSVEITDNYQKEIELKRSLLQHHTSRCFHAFPHTKQAQWEALELVIEHLTTFYPAHFSIKKEGDIWTFENKILDEKVTFCFGDDSEMEHPLNFIGRHVQEDLILMLQKDSDLFLDAGQLCFPANWSIAFNHGMSFRDLHFPIPGFKEEGLDERILRFLLKLEAGNPWWRKNWSLMAGNRLDTSLETFAEWGKLRGQVTADNAGHLVHVRVEVQKLFRLPGTHSILFTIHTHLLSLEKLIANPAWHRQFYQIIKELPASIAEYKGISLYRDSVLAYLEKYMERKG, from the coding sequence TTGAATCCTCCCTCAAGTGTAGAAATCACCGATAACTATCAAAAAGAAATAGAGCTAAAAAGATCATTATTGCAACACCATACCAGCCGCTGTTTTCATGCCTTTCCGCATACCAAACAAGCGCAATGGGAAGCGTTAGAATTGGTGATAGAACATCTTACCACTTTTTACCCTGCCCATTTTTCTATCAAAAAGGAAGGGGATATATGGACATTTGAGAATAAAATATTAGATGAAAAGGTGACGTTCTGCTTTGGTGATGACTCGGAAATGGAGCATCCGCTTAATTTTATTGGCAGGCACGTACAGGAGGACCTCATTCTCATGCTACAAAAGGACAGCGATCTGTTCCTAGATGCCGGGCAACTTTGCTTTCCGGCGAATTGGTCGATTGCCTTCAACCATGGTATGAGCTTTAGAGACCTGCACTTTCCGATACCTGGCTTTAAAGAGGAAGGTCTGGATGAGCGAATACTGAGGTTTTTGTTAAAGCTTGAGGCAGGTAATCCTTGGTGGCGAAAGAACTGGTCGCTAATGGCAGGGAACAGGCTGGATACCTCTTTAGAGACATTTGCAGAATGGGGAAAATTGCGAGGACAAGTGACAGCTGACAATGCCGGGCACCTTGTACATGTAAGAGTGGAGGTACAGAAGTTATTTCGATTACCGGGCACGCATTCTATCCTTTTCACCATCCACACGCACTTGCTTTCTCTAGAAAAGCTAATCGCTAATCCGGCCTGGCATCGACAATTCTATCAAATCATAAAAGAACTACCAGCAAGCATAGCAGAATATAAGGGGATTTCATTATACCGAGATAGTGTTTTAGCTTATTTAGAAAAATACATGGAGAGAAAAGGATGA
- a CDS encoding alpha/beta fold hydrolase encodes MPKIEVSSGVELVYDDHGDGTPVLFIHGVWMSRKFFKEQLPYFSKDFRAITVDLRGHGDSSKVQEGHTIATYAKDLHSFIQKLALMDVVLVGWSMGAFVIWEYLNQFGEENVKGTVIVDELASDFKWPDFEIGAFDLATLTHFMREVQDNREEFLKGFIPLMFKDDVSADDMKWMLEETTKPPAGVASAILFDQSIVDYRSVFPSLTTPTLLCFGKEEKLIPIAAGEHLHDSIKNSKLVLFENSCHCPFLEEVEAFNKEVANFIKSL; translated from the coding sequence ATGCCGAAAATAGAAGTTAGTTCAGGTGTTGAGCTAGTTTATGATGATCATGGAGATGGCACGCCTGTTCTTTTTATCCACGGTGTCTGGATGAGTAGGAAATTTTTTAAAGAACAGCTACCATACTTCAGTAAGGATTTTCGCGCCATCACTGTCGATTTAAGGGGGCATGGGGACTCTTCGAAGGTTCAGGAAGGACATACTATCGCCACCTATGCCAAAGACCTTCACAGCTTTATTCAAAAGTTGGCACTCATGGACGTGGTGTTGGTTGGCTGGTCGATGGGGGCCTTTGTGATTTGGGAGTATTTAAATCAGTTTGGTGAAGAAAATGTCAAAGGGACCGTCATTGTGGATGAGTTAGCCTCTGATTTCAAGTGGCCTGACTTTGAAATTGGTGCCTTTGACCTTGCTACCTTGACTCATTTTATGCGCGAGGTTCAGGATAATCGTGAGGAGTTTTTGAAGGGATTTATTCCGTTAATGTTTAAGGATGATGTTAGTGCTGACGACATGAAATGGATGTTAGAGGAGACCACAAAGCCTCCGGCAGGTGTAGCGAGCGCCATTTTATTTGATCAATCCATCGTCGACTATCGTTCCGTATTCCCTAGCCTTACCACGCCAACGTTACTCTGCTTTGGCAAAGAGGAGAAGCTGATTCCAATCGCTGCCGGAGAGCACCTTCATGACTCCATAAAAAATAGCAAGCTCGTTCTTTTTGAAAACAGCTGTCACTGTCCTTTCCTAGAAGAAGTGGAAGCTTTTAACAAGGAAGTTGCGAATTTTATAAAGTCACTTTAG
- a CDS encoding zinc-binding dehydrogenase, with amino-acid sequence MNAWLLTKAGSLDNLVWGEIDTPMPEAGELLVKVKAVALNPVDYKVAINGNPAWSYPHIVGVDLAGEVVEIGQDVVDFKAGDRVAVHTNLSQKGAFAEFAAVDARATALIPDGVSLEDAAAILCAGMTAYEAVVQKLNTTHKQNILIHAGAGGVGGFAIQLAKLQGLHVFTTASSENHEWVKNLGADVAIDYHKEDVTERILAETNGRGADLILNTVGREVATEDVNRLAFSGHLAYIAGAPDLSNVKPFSLSPSIHEVALGAAHASKDERAIRNLAFMAEKLMELVQENKLNTLISNVIERESLVEGLKALQGRHVRGKIIVKM; translated from the coding sequence ATGAATGCATGGCTACTAACAAAAGCAGGAAGCTTAGATAATCTTGTTTGGGGAGAAATCGATACACCGATGCCAGAAGCGGGAGAACTACTTGTAAAAGTAAAGGCTGTTGCTTTAAACCCTGTTGATTATAAGGTTGCGATCAATGGAAATCCTGCCTGGTCCTATCCACATATCGTTGGAGTGGACCTTGCAGGAGAAGTGGTTGAAATCGGGCAGGACGTAGTAGACTTTAAGGCTGGAGATCGCGTAGCCGTTCATACAAACCTTTCCCAAAAAGGTGCATTCGCGGAGTTTGCTGCGGTTGACGCTAGAGCAACAGCCCTCATTCCAGATGGTGTATCCCTTGAAGATGCTGCGGCCATCCTTTGCGCAGGAATGACGGCATATGAAGCGGTAGTACAAAAGTTAAATACCACGCATAAACAAAATATTTTAATTCATGCTGGTGCTGGAGGAGTTGGTGGCTTTGCCATTCAACTAGCAAAGCTCCAAGGCTTACATGTGTTTACAACAGCCTCAAGTGAAAACCACGAATGGGTAAAAAATTTAGGAGCAGATGTAGCCATAGATTATCACAAAGAAGATGTAACAGAACGTATTTTGGCAGAAACAAATGGGAGAGGTGCGGACCTGATTTTAAATACTGTTGGGCGCGAAGTAGCGACGGAGGATGTAAATCGTCTAGCATTCTCCGGGCATCTCGCATACATTGCAGGAGCACCAGATTTATCTAATGTAAAACCATTTTCCTTATCCCCATCCATCCATGAGGTAGCATTAGGCGCGGCTCATGCTAGTAAGGACGAGAGGGCAATCAGAAATCTCGCTTTTATGGCAGAGAAGTTAATGGAACTGGTCCAAGAAAACAAGCTTAACACTTTAATATCGAATGTAATTGAGCGTGAAAGCTTAGTGGAGGGGCTAAAAGCACTCCAAGGCAGGCATGTTCGCGGGAAAATAATCGTGAAAATGTAA
- a CDS encoding lactoylglutathione lyase family protein, translating to MRYPRTFSHIGLSVPNLEDAVKFYTEVMGWYVIMEPAEVVEDDSPIGVMCTDVFGEGWGKFRIAHLSTGDKIGVELFEFPNNEKPKNNFEYWKTGIFHYCVQDSDIEGLAKKIVEHGGKQRMPIREYYPGDKPFRMVYCEDPFGNLVEIYSHSYELTYSEGAY from the coding sequence ATGCGATATCCACGAACTTTTTCACATATTGGTTTATCTGTTCCAAATTTAGAAGATGCAGTCAAGTTTTACACAGAAGTAATGGGCTGGTATGTAATCATGGAACCAGCAGAAGTGGTGGAGGATGATTCTCCAATTGGTGTGATGTGTACAGATGTGTTTGGTGAGGGCTGGGGTAAGTTCCGAATCGCCCATTTATCTACAGGTGACAAAATAGGCGTCGAGCTGTTTGAGTTTCCAAACAATGAAAAACCGAAAAACAATTTTGAATACTGGAAGACAGGAATCTTTCATTATTGTGTCCAAGACTCTGACATAGAGGGTCTAGCAAAGAAAATTGTCGAGCATGGCGGAAAACAACGTATGCCAATTCGCGAATATTACCCAGGTGATAAGCCGTTCCGCATGGTATATTGCGAGGACCCATTTGGGAATTTAGTCGAAATTTACTCTCATTCTTATGAATTAACCTATTCTGAGGGAGCATATTAA
- a CDS encoding helix-turn-helix domain-containing protein gives MFHVKPTNFPVNRALDVIGGKWRPQVYCALENGPKRFSELEREIPEINRKVLTDQLRDLEQLGMVKRTEYPGKTLHVEYELTEAAMTLQPTMKSLCKWGTESCSDEQ, from the coding sequence ATGTTTCACGTGAAACCGACAAATTTCCCGGTAAACCGGGCGTTAGACGTAATTGGTGGTAAGTGGCGACCTCAAGTATATTGCGCGCTTGAAAATGGACCAAAGCGATTTTCTGAATTAGAAAGAGAAATTCCAGAGATAAATCGGAAAGTTTTAACAGATCAGTTACGGGATTTAGAACAGCTAGGCATGGTGAAACGAACAGAATACCCTGGAAAAACATTGCATGTTGAGTATGAGCTTACAGAAGCCGCCATGACCCTGCAACCAACCATGAAATCCTTATGCAAATGGGGAACAGAAAGCTGTTCGGATGAGCAATAA
- a CDS encoding catalase, whose protein sequence is MSKKVNEQSKHEQLEQYRTDDENKTMTTNQGVKVSEDEFSLKAGDRGPTLMEDFHFREKMTHFDHERIPERVVHARGFAAHGEFELYESMAEYTKAGFLQDPAVKTPVFVRFSTVAGSRGSAETVRDARGFATKFYTEEGNYDLVGNNIPVFFIQDSIKFPDLVHALKPEPHNEMPQAASAHDTFWDFVANNQESAHMVMWTMSDRAIPRSFRMMEGFGVHTFRFVNKEGKAHFVKFHWKPVLGTHSLVWDEAQKINGKDPDFHRRDLWESIDNGDYPEYELGVQLLAEEDEFAFDFDILDPTKLWPEEDIPVKVIGKLTLNRNVDNVFAETEQVAFHPGHVVPGIDFSNDPLLQGRLFSYTDTQLIRLGGPNFHELPINRPVCPFHNNQRDGYGRQTINKGPVSYHKNSLASNTPAPASEEEGGYVHYQEKVEGRKVRSRSDSFKDHFSQATLFWNSMSQPEKEHIKSAFSFELGKVKSKSVQQQVVDMFANVSLDLAQEVAEAIGATTPNVQASNVTKSSPALSQENTNKLAATRKVGVIIANEYNCKEVSPILEGLKAEGLQPELISSKLGTVTGIGGMELEVDHTFLTCDSVLFDALYVVGGKATDKKFDRETTYFVQEAFDHYKPIGATHDGVQWLENLELQGAAGVITEDTTEGFVPKFSEAVAAHRFWSRDVG, encoded by the coding sequence TTGAGTAAAAAAGTGAATGAGCAAAGCAAGCACGAGCAACTAGAACAGTACCGTACAGACGACGAAAACAAAACGATGACCACCAACCAAGGAGTCAAGGTCTCAGAGGACGAATTTTCCCTAAAGGCTGGAGACCGTGGACCCACACTCATGGAGGATTTCCACTTTAGAGAAAAAATGACTCACTTTGATCATGAGCGGATACCAGAGCGAGTTGTTCATGCAAGAGGCTTTGCCGCACATGGCGAATTTGAACTTTACGAATCAATGGCAGAGTATACAAAAGCAGGTTTTCTGCAGGACCCTGCCGTTAAAACACCTGTTTTTGTACGCTTTTCCACGGTTGCCGGGTCTAGGGGGTCTGCGGAAACGGTCCGAGATGCCCGCGGTTTTGCCACGAAATTTTACACAGAAGAAGGGAACTATGACCTTGTCGGAAACAACATTCCTGTATTCTTCATTCAGGATTCGATTAAGTTCCCAGACCTTGTACATGCCCTTAAACCAGAGCCACATAATGAGATGCCACAAGCGGCGTCGGCACATGATACGTTTTGGGATTTTGTCGCTAACAATCAGGAATCTGCACATATGGTGATGTGGACGATGTCTGACCGGGCAATCCCCCGCAGCTTCAGAATGATGGAGGGCTTTGGTGTCCACACCTTCCGTTTCGTCAATAAGGAAGGCAAGGCTCACTTTGTGAAATTCCACTGGAAACCTGTGCTCGGCACCCACTCTCTTGTCTGGGACGAGGCCCAAAAAATTAACGGAAAAGACCCCGATTTTCATCGCCGAGACCTTTGGGAGTCGATTGACAATGGTGATTATCCGGAATACGAGCTTGGCGTACAGCTTTTAGCAGAAGAGGACGAGTTCGCATTCGATTTCGATATTTTAGATCCAACAAAGCTATGGCCGGAAGAGGACATTCCTGTGAAAGTCATTGGGAAATTGACCTTGAACCGCAATGTGGACAATGTGTTTGCAGAAACAGAACAAGTTGCATTCCACCCAGGGCATGTCGTGCCGGGCATTGATTTCTCCAATGACCCGCTACTTCAGGGCCGGTTATTTTCCTATACAGACACACAATTAATTCGTCTTGGTGGTCCTAATTTTCACGAACTGCCAATTAACAGACCTGTTTGTCCTTTCCACAACAACCAACGTGATGGCTATGGCCGGCAAACGATAAACAAGGGGCCTGTTAGCTATCATAAGAACTCATTAGCTTCTAACACCCCCGCACCTGCTAGTGAAGAGGAGGGCGGCTATGTTCACTACCAGGAAAAAGTGGAAGGGAGAAAGGTGAGAAGCCGTAGTGACAGCTTTAAGGACCATTTCTCTCAGGCAACCTTGTTCTGGAATAGCATGAGCCAGCCTGAAAAAGAACATATCAAATCTGCCTTTAGCTTTGAGTTAGGAAAGGTAAAGAGTAAATCCGTTCAACAGCAGGTAGTCGATATGTTTGCAAATGTCAGCTTAGATCTAGCCCAGGAAGTAGCAGAGGCTATCGGTGCAACCACACCGAATGTGCAAGCTTCCAACGTGACTAAATCTTCTCCAGCACTCAGTCAGGAAAATACGAATAAATTAGCAGCGACAAGGAAGGTTGGCGTGATTATTGCCAACGAGTATAACTGTAAGGAAGTTTCCCCGATTTTAGAAGGGCTAAAAGCAGAAGGACTGCAACCTGAGCTAATTAGCTCCAAGCTTGGAACAGTAACGGGTATTGGTGGGATGGAATTGGAAGTCGACCACACCTTTTTAACCTGTGATTCGGTACTTTTTGATGCGCTCTATGTGGTTGGAGGAAAGGCAACCGATAAAAAGTTTGACAGGGAAACCACTTACTTTGTACAAGAAGCCTTTGACCACTATAAGCCAATTGGAGCTACGCATGATGGCGTGCAGTGGCTGGAGAACCTTGAACTGCAAGGTGCAGCAGGAGTGATCACGGAAGACACTACTGAAGGCTTTGTGCCAAAATTCTCAGAAGCAGTAGCAGCTCATCGCTTCTGGAGTAGGGACGTCGGGTAA
- the murQ gene encoding N-acetylmuramic acid 6-phosphate etherase, with amino-acid sequence MNELNPTYLTEMKNQHSENLHDFSTMEIIQVMNQEDKKVASVVEKALPQIAAAIDRITKALEGGGRLFYIGAGTSGRLGVLDASECPPTFGVPGSLVNGLIAGGEQAIRYPIENAEDDEKAGEDAVVGQLTSQDVLVGIASSGRTPYVLGAIKKAKSLGIPTVGISCNTGSELCQLSDFPIEVPVGPEVVTGSTRLKAGTAQKMVLNMITTAVMIKLGKVYQNLMVNVQATNEKLRNRSISIICDITGADEDTARKMNLKANGDTRVAILMILYGVSVREAEEAIQASNGHFPKAVRALAKGK; translated from the coding sequence ATGAACGAACTGAATCCAACGTACTTAACAGAAATGAAAAATCAACACTCTGAAAACCTTCATGATTTCTCCACCATGGAAATCATCCAGGTTATGAACCAAGAAGATAAAAAAGTTGCCTCTGTGGTAGAGAAAGCTCTTCCTCAAATTGCTGCAGCCATTGATCGCATCACCAAAGCGCTAGAAGGGGGTGGCAGGCTCTTTTACATCGGTGCAGGCACAAGCGGTAGGCTCGGCGTGTTAGACGCCTCAGAATGCCCGCCAACGTTCGGAGTGCCAGGCTCTCTTGTGAACGGACTGATTGCAGGCGGAGAGCAAGCCATCCGCTATCCGATTGAAAACGCCGAGGATGATGAGAAGGCTGGAGAGGACGCGGTGGTTGGGCAGCTGACGAGCCAGGACGTTTTGGTTGGTATCGCTTCAAGCGGCAGAACACCTTATGTTTTAGGAGCAATAAAAAAGGCGAAGTCTCTTGGAATTCCGACAGTGGGAATCTCATGCAATACCGGCTCTGAATTATGCCAGTTGTCTGACTTTCCAATTGAAGTGCCAGTCGGTCCGGAAGTGGTAACAGGCTCCACAAGGCTTAAGGCAGGCACCGCACAAAAAATGGTGCTTAATATGATTACGACCGCGGTGATGATCAAACTAGGGAAGGTGTATCAGAACCTGATGGTCAACGTCCAGGCTACGAATGAAAAGCTTCGCAACCGTTCAATCTCTATTATTTGCGATATAACAGGCGCAGATGAAGATACTGCTCGAAAAATGAACCTCAAGGCCAATGGGGACACACGAGTGGCCATCTTAATGATTTTGTACGGAGTTAGTGTTCGGGAGGCGGAGGAGGCTATTCAAGCCAGCAACGGACATTTTCCGAAGGCTGTGCGCGCACTTGCGAAGGGTAAATAA
- a CDS encoding carbohydrate ABC transporter permease: MKQTIWTRPLYYTIAFVFATISLYPIVLMVLSSFKPSAEIFMNPLSLPKSFSLDTYRRLMEEVPFMTYFYNSVIVSVISVLLILITTSLAAFYIARYTFWWNNLLFFFFLMGMMIPIKLGIVPLFILMKDLGLLNSLWSLIFMYTAQGIPLSILILTGFFRTMPVELEEAARMDGATDLRILWSVLLPLIRPALGTVMIINFISSWNDFFFPLIFITDDLKKTIPVGMLSLFGEYSADWGTLFAGLTLSSLPMIILFFVASKQFMDGLTAGAVK, encoded by the coding sequence GTGAAACAGACAATATGGACAAGACCGCTTTACTACACGATTGCCTTTGTATTTGCCACCATCAGCTTGTATCCGATCGTCTTAATGGTGCTGTCATCGTTTAAGCCGAGCGCAGAAATTTTTATGAATCCACTGTCTCTTCCGAAAAGTTTTAGCCTTGATACGTACCGCAGGCTGATGGAGGAAGTGCCTTTTATGACCTATTTTTATAATAGCGTCATTGTCAGTGTGATTTCTGTGCTTCTTATCCTTATCACGACGTCACTTGCGGCATTTTATATTGCAAGATATACATTTTGGTGGAACAATCTGCTCTTCTTCTTTTTCCTGATGGGCATGATGATTCCAATCAAGTTGGGAATTGTTCCGTTATTTATTTTGATGAAAGATTTAGGATTATTAAATTCTTTATGGTCACTAATTTTCATGTACACCGCGCAGGGTATCCCGTTATCGATTCTTATTTTGACAGGCTTTTTCCGAACGATGCCAGTGGAGCTCGAGGAAGCGGCACGCATGGATGGTGCAACAGATCTCCGCATACTGTGGAGCGTCCTGTTGCCTCTCATCAGACCAGCGCTTGGTACTGTCATGATTATCAACTTTATCAGCTCATGGAATGACTTTTTCTTTCCGCTAATATTTATTACAGATGACTTGAAAAAGACAATCCCCGTTGGAATGCTTTCTCTCTTTGGAGAATATTCCGCGGACTGGGGGACACTATTTGCAGGCTTAACGCTATCCTCCCTTCCTATGATTATCTTGTTCTTCGTCGCATCTAAACAATTTATGGACGGCCTGACAGCAGGGGCTGTGAAATAA